In Flavobacterium sp., a single window of DNA contains:
- a CDS encoding TonB-dependent receptor, giving the protein MFTDEQIKSFRWYLLVFFLLAAIMMNAQERKVTGKVTSSEDLLGLPGANVYIKNSSVGATTDMDGNYTVFVSEKNAVLVFNFVGYQTVEIPVGNKTAINVSLKPDTKTLDEVVVVGYGTRKKSDITGSVSSVTAKELTAYPVLSAEQALQGRAAGVSVQTNNGGEPGAPVKIRVRGGTSINASGDALVVVDGFAGVSMPAPQDIASIEVLKDASATAIYGSRGSNGVIMVTTKKGKPGKPVIEFSNSTSVQTVNNKLDLLDADQFAAYRKSFTTHTQGPANTDWQDVIYRDGMISNTQLSFSGGSDTVKYYVSGTYFNQNGVVINSGIDRYTIVANLEADLSPKFKVGLNTFTSKQNKDGIVSQTGAGGTGAAGVIASAYRFMPDKGIYNEDGTYTTTAPIGDDIDNPYATAMENILETVSITNRNNFFGQYKITKDLDFKTTLGLTDTNSQTGRFIPSTLIAGKNIKGEASVNNTRFSSFLTENYLTFKREIIDKGVLTVLGGYSYQKNKNESSYAASRGFLTNTNSYRNLGAGTVFLKPDSNLSETELISAFGRLNFDYDDKYLLTFTARRDGSSSFSKNYKYGTFPSGAIGWNIGKENFLKDSKTISNLKLRASYGATGNPSIGAYSTLSRFSEIYYVSGDVITNAVQLTSLDNPNLKWETSYQQDYGIDLGLFDNRISITADYYKTITKDLLFNRPLPGVSGIASQLQNVGELENKGWELGINSKNFIGQDFTWNTSFNISSNKNKVLKLADNKDLLINSAPGHFLATESQILRVGQPVGSFFGFIYDGVIQQGETVLPGNFETTAGGEKFRDYNGDGKLDSQDKTIIGNPNPDFIFGLNNDFTYKNLDLNIFFQGSEGGEILNYTLMELASGNNNATTEVLDSWTPTHTDTNVPKNAARTKRVTSRFVYDGSYIRLKNISLGYSLNENIVSKMGLSKVRFYVSAQNVWTITNYPGTDPETSYLNDTNARSNTYLGLDYGGYPNVRTFTMGLNVKF; this is encoded by the coding sequence ATGTTTACAGACGAACAAATTAAATCGTTTAGATGGTATTTGCTTGTATTTTTTTTACTAGCAGCTATCATGATGAATGCACAGGAACGAAAAGTTACCGGAAAAGTAACTTCGAGCGAAGATTTACTTGGGCTTCCTGGTGCAAATGTTTATATCAAGAATTCTTCTGTTGGGGCAACGACGGATATGGATGGAAATTATACTGTTTTTGTTTCAGAAAAAAATGCTGTTTTAGTTTTTAATTTCGTAGGATATCAAACTGTTGAAATTCCGGTTGGAAACAAAACTGCAATCAACGTAAGTTTAAAACCAGATACCAAAACTCTTGATGAAGTGGTAGTTGTGGGTTATGGAACCCGTAAAAAAAGTGACATTACAGGTTCTGTATCTTCTGTAACGGCAAAAGAGTTAACGGCTTATCCTGTTTTAAGTGCAGAGCAGGCTTTGCAGGGTCGTGCAGCGGGGGTTTCGGTACAAACCAATAATGGTGGTGAACCGGGAGCGCCTGTAAAAATCAGGGTTCGTGGAGGAACTTCTATTAATGCCAGCGGTGATGCACTTGTAGTTGTCGATGGTTTTGCGGGAGTTTCGATGCCGGCACCTCAGGATATTGCTTCTATTGAGGTTTTAAAAGATGCTTCTGCGACTGCTATTTACGGTTCCAGAGGTTCAAACGGGGTTATTATGGTTACTACTAAAAAAGGAAAACCGGGAAAACCAGTAATTGAATTCAGCAATTCGACTTCTGTGCAAACGGTAAACAATAAACTGGATTTATTAGATGCAGATCAGTTTGCGGCGTACAGAAAAAGCTTTACAACACACACGCAAGGTCCTGCAAATACAGACTGGCAAGACGTGATTTATCGTGACGGAATGATTTCGAATACGCAATTATCATTTTCCGGAGGTTCAGATACGGTGAAATATTATGTTTCCGGAACGTATTTCAACCAAAATGGTGTTGTAATTAATTCAGGAATTGACAGATATACGATTGTTGCTAATCTTGAGGCCGATTTATCTCCAAAATTCAAAGTGGGTTTAAATACTTTTACAAGCAAACAAAATAAAGACGGAATTGTGAGCCAAACAGGCGCCGGAGGAACGGGAGCTGCGGGTGTAATTGCATCGGCTTACAGATTTATGCCGGATAAAGGAATTTATAATGAAGACGGAACATATACAACAACGGCACCTATTGGTGACGATATTGATAATCCGTATGCAACTGCGATGGAAAATATTCTGGAAACGGTTTCTATCACCAACAGAAATAATTTCTTTGGACAGTACAAAATCACTAAAGATTTAGATTTTAAAACGACTTTAGGTTTAACAGATACTAATTCTCAAACCGGAAGATTTATTCCTTCCACTTTGATTGCAGGAAAAAATATCAAAGGAGAAGCTTCTGTAAACAACACCAGATTTTCTTCTTTCTTAACAGAGAATTATTTGACTTTTAAACGTGAAATTATCGACAAAGGAGTTTTAACGGTTCTTGGTGGTTATTCATATCAAAAAAACAAAAATGAAAGTTCGTATGCGGCTTCAAGAGGATTTTTAACGAATACCAATTCATATAGAAATCTTGGCGCGGGAACAGTATTTTTAAAACCAGATTCTAATTTATCTGAAACCGAATTGATTTCTGCTTTCGGAAGGTTGAATTTTGATTATGATGATAAATATTTACTAACGTTCACAGCCAGACGAGATGGTTCTTCAAGCTTTAGTAAAAACTACAAATACGGAACTTTTCCTTCTGGAGCAATTGGATGGAATATTGGTAAAGAAAACTTCTTAAAAGACAGCAAAACGATTTCAAATCTTAAATTAAGAGCGAGTTACGGAGCAACCGGAAACCCATCAATTGGTGCTTACTCTACGCTTTCGAGATTTTCTGAAATTTATTATGTAAGCGGTGACGTGATTACAAATGCGGTGCAGTTAACTTCATTAGATAATCCAAACTTAAAATGGGAAACATCTTATCAGCAGGATTATGGTATTGATTTAGGTTTATTTGACAACAGAATCAGCATTACAGCCGATTATTATAAAACGATCACAAAAGATTTATTATTCAACAGACCACTTCCGGGAGTTTCGGGAATTGCTTCTCAGCTTCAAAACGTTGGAGAATTAGAAAATAAAGGCTGGGAATTGGGTATTAATTCTAAAAACTTTATAGGTCAGGATTTTACATGGAATACAAGCTTCAATATTTCTTCAAACAAAAACAAAGTATTGAAATTAGCTGATAACAAAGATTTATTGATTAACTCGGCTCCGGGTCACTTTTTGGCAACAGAATCACAGATTTTAAGAGTTGGGCAGCCGGTTGGTTCTTTCTTTGGATTTATTTATGATGGCGTAATTCAGCAGGGCGAAACTGTTTTGCCAGGAAACTTCGAAACAACTGCGGGTGGCGAAAAATTCAGAGATTATAATGGTGACGGAAAATTAGATTCTCAGGATAAAACGATTATCGGAAATCCGAATCCAGATTTCATCTTTGGCTTAAACAATGATTTTACATACAAAAATCTTGATTTGAATATTTTCTTCCAAGGTTCAGAAGGAGGAGAAATCTTAAACTATACTTTAATGGAATTAGCATCTGGAAACAACAATGCTACTACTGAAGTTTTAGACTCCTGGACACCAACACACACAGATACAAATGTTCCTAAAAATGCGGCCAGAACAAAAAGAGTTACCTCAAGATTTGTTTATGACGGAAGCTACATTCGTTTAAAAAATATCTCTTTAGGATACAGCTTAAATGAAAACATCGTTTCGAAAATGGGATTGAGTAAAGTTCGTTTTTATGTGAGTGCGCAAAACGTCTGGACCATTACAAACTATCCGGGAACAGATCCTGAAACAAGCTATTTAAACGACACTAATGCAAGAAGTAACACTTACTTAGGATTAGATTATGGAGGATATCCAAACGTAAGAACGTTTACAATGGGTCTTAATGTAAAATTCTAG
- a CDS encoding RagB/SusD family nutrient uptake outer membrane protein, whose translation MKKYIAFLFLGTLTFFSCSDLEEKPVGIIRPENFFNNTDDLQAAVNGAFANIAHNNYWGREFTIALMLRDDMADIGDRTTQAARIDVNDMSMNDTNALVANFWPQSYVIITAANQAIEGAKKTPGDPAKVNAIVAQAYFARAFTYYHLVRLFGDIPYIDFVVNDVSQVNSIGKTKEADVYLKIIADLEFAKQWLEDKPKVKAVPGKGTAAGYLASVYLTLGQYQKAYDEAKYVITNEAKFGLGLDADFQDLFNATKAASLKEPLFTVDFNNLTSGNYGQDYTAFFTGSLKDDSYSYGQGFSVAVPSLKVFNTWDQRDYRRAVSFDTIIRKKTGPGGSLQVYPSSDNEKAPRPHIAKYFRFPGKAGANGRTSQHNYITMRYAEVLLTAAEALNEINPGTTEADGYVNRVRARARNKAGKQVSFPANVTPGLSKEDFRKMVIDERRLELAFEYIRWYDIKRLKNGPEVFGPNGLEPHANFNPDKDYLWPLPGTELAINPNLKPNNPGY comes from the coding sequence ATGAAAAAATATATAGCATTTCTATTCTTAGGAACACTGACCTTTTTTAGCTGTTCTGATTTAGAAGAAAAACCGGTAGGAATTATTCGTCCGGAAAACTTCTTCAACAATACCGATGATTTGCAGGCCGCTGTAAACGGAGCTTTTGCCAACATCGCGCACAATAATTATTGGGGAAGAGAATTTACAATCGCTTTAATGCTTCGCGATGATATGGCGGACATTGGCGACAGAACCACGCAGGCAGCACGTATCGATGTAAATGACATGTCGATGAACGATACAAATGCACTTGTGGCAAACTTCTGGCCGCAGTCTTATGTCATTATTACAGCTGCAAATCAAGCTATTGAAGGTGCTAAAAAGACACCCGGAGATCCTGCAAAAGTAAACGCAATTGTAGCACAGGCTTATTTTGCAAGAGCATTTACTTACTATCATTTAGTTCGTCTTTTTGGCGATATTCCGTACATTGATTTTGTAGTGAATGATGTTTCTCAGGTAAATTCTATCGGAAAAACAAAAGAAGCCGATGTTTATCTAAAAATCATTGCCGATCTTGAATTTGCAAAACAATGGCTTGAAGACAAACCAAAAGTAAAAGCTGTTCCGGGAAAAGGTACTGCAGCAGGATATTTAGCTTCAGTTTACTTAACTTTAGGGCAGTATCAAAAAGCGTATGACGAAGCAAAATATGTTATTACAAACGAAGCTAAATTTGGTTTAGGTCTTGATGCCGATTTTCAGGATTTGTTCAATGCTACAAAAGCAGCTTCATTAAAAGAGCCATTATTTACAGTAGATTTTAATAACTTAACATCAGGAAATTACGGTCAGGATTATACAGCGTTTTTTACAGGTTCGTTAAAAGATGACAGTTACAGCTACGGACAGGGATTTTCGGTTGCAGTTCCGTCATTAAAAGTGTTTAATACCTGGGATCAAAGAGATTACAGACGAGCAGTAAGTTTTGATACCATTATTAGAAAGAAAACCGGTCCGGGCGGATCATTGCAGGTTTATCCTTCAAGTGATAACGAAAAAGCGCCGCGTCCGCATATTGCAAAATATTTCCGTTTTCCGGGAAAAGCAGGTGCAAACGGAAGAACTTCCCAGCATAATTACATCACAATGCGTTATGCCGAAGTTTTACTGACTGCAGCAGAAGCCTTAAATGAAATTAATCCGGGAACTACAGAAGCCGATGGTTATGTAAACCGAGTTCGTGCAAGAGCAAGAAATAAAGCAGGAAAACAGGTTTCTTTTCCGGCAAATGTAACACCAGGTTTATCTAAAGAAGATTTTAGAAAAATGGTTATCGATGAAAGAAGATTAGAATTAGCATTTGAATATATCAGATGGTACGATATTAAAAGATTGAAAAACGGTCCTGAAGTATTTGGTCCGAATGGATTAGAACCACATGCCAATTTTAATCCTGACAAAGATTATTTGTGGCCGCTTCCGGGAACAGAACTGGCAATAAATCCAAATTTAAAACCAAATAATCCTGGTTATTAA
- a CDS encoding glycoside hydrolase family 88 protein, with protein MNKVSFILILGFASLVTACKSGVNHQTKSTAAANNLLQTRYKMLLDYPVDSMSMPRSMNIKTNEIRKVPSRDWTSGFFAGNLWQLYRLTGDSKYKEQAQKWTPFSKKESVNSNSHDVGFKVFCSFGEALKVENKKEYEAVIIKGAETLCTRFNPKVGSIRSWDFNKEIWDYPVIIDNMMNLELLFEASKLSGNPKYRDIAIEHANTTLKNQFREDNSCYHVIDYNPNTGEVRKKTTLQGFNDDSVWARGQGWAVYGFTMSYRYTKDPAYLKQAEATAKFFMNNKNLAEDGIPYWDLKDPAIPNSPRDVSAAMVMASGLYELYGYTNNKSYLAFADKLMASVQTDKYILDSKIKAPFLFDHSTGNWPKHDEIDEPIIYADYYFLEALLRKK; from the coding sequence ATGAATAAAGTTAGTTTCATTTTAATCCTGGGGTTTGCATCGCTGGTAACAGCGTGCAAATCTGGGGTTAATCATCAAACAAAAAGTACAGCAGCGGCAAATAATTTACTCCAAACGCGTTACAAAATGTTACTCGATTATCCGGTAGATTCTATGTCGATGCCAAGAAGCATGAATATCAAAACCAATGAGATTCGCAAAGTTCCGTCGAGAGACTGGACAAGCGGTTTTTTTGCCGGAAATCTTTGGCAGTTATACCGATTAACAGGCGATTCAAAATACAAAGAACAAGCTCAAAAATGGACTCCTTTCAGTAAAAAAGAAAGTGTCAACAGTAATTCGCATGACGTAGGTTTTAAAGTGTTTTGCAGTTTTGGAGAAGCGCTGAAAGTGGAAAACAAGAAAGAATACGAAGCAGTAATTATTAAAGGCGCCGAAACTTTATGCACAAGGTTTAATCCAAAAGTGGGTTCGATTCGTTCCTGGGATTTCAACAAAGAAATTTGGGATTATCCGGTTATCATCGACAATATGATGAATCTGGAATTGCTTTTTGAAGCATCTAAATTATCAGGAAATCCAAAATATCGCGACATTGCGATTGAACACGCCAACACAACTTTAAAAAATCAATTTAGAGAAGACAACTCTTGTTATCACGTAATTGATTATAATCCGAATACGGGAGAAGTTAGAAAGAAAACAACTTTACAAGGATTTAATGATGATTCGGTTTGGGCGCGCGGACAAGGCTGGGCAGTTTACGGATTTACAATGTCGTATCGATACACAAAAGATCCGGCGTATTTAAAACAAGCCGAAGCCACAGCAAAGTTTTTTATGAATAATAAAAACCTGGCGGAAGACGGAATTCCGTATTGGGATTTAAAAGATCCGGCCATTCCAAATTCACCTCGAGATGTTTCAGCAGCAATGGTTATGGCTTCGGGATTATATGAATTGTACGGCTATACAAATAATAAAAGTTATCTGGCTTTCGCCGATAAACTAATGGCATCGGTTCAAACAGATAAATATATTTTAGATTCTAAAATTAAGGCTCCTTTCCTATTCGATCACAGCACAGGAAACTGGCCAAAACACGATGAAATTGACGAACCAATAATTTACGCTGACTATTATTTTTTGGAAGCATTATTAAGAAAGAAGTAA
- a CDS encoding glycoside hydrolase family 2 TIM barrel-domain containing protein — MNINDNWLYLENHTSNLNEAQKATNWTSLNLPHTWNAEDATDLYPGYRRDASWYQKKLNISNIDKNRVYSLYFEGSNITTKVYVNGKEAGGHIGGYIGFSIDITNFIKEGNNDIFVRVDNSYDIEIIPSQKSDFFIYGGITRDVWFVSKYKNHIDNLKITTPEVSAKKASVQIVSSFVNPDNSKDLSLTVTLKNPKGKKVASKTISVSDKTSTISFENIKNPELWDTEKPNLYSLKAVLSEKNQIKDSVSEKVGFRWFEFKDHGPFYLNGKRLLIRGTHRHEEQAGVGAAMSNAQHWADMKSIKDMGANFVRLAHYPQDPEIYKACDELGLLVWDELPWCRGGIGDELWQTNTKNMLAEIINQNYNHPSIIIWSLGNEMNWLPDFPNGDNTEKTNVFLTELNDMAHKLDPTRKTAIRKYYEGSHIVDVFSPSIWSGWYSGSYKSYQKAIDVYKKEYKHFIHAEYGGDSHVGRHSENPVTGENVIKAEGWEEAIVQTKVANIAQIGDWSENYIVDLFDWHLHISENDPNFVGNVQWAFKDFATPLRPEDDIPYMNQKGLVDRNGNPKDAYYVFKSYWSKEPFAYIESHTWTERQGPENLPRTISVFSNCERVTLLHDGKSLGEKQRNLSLYPANGLTWDVNFKKGDNTLIAIGKTKDGKTVSDTIKVNYRFTKNDTASSLQLSSEKLKNGNYLVTAIAIDNNNLRCLDYEESVYFQCLKGGKTMKNQGTPTGSESIKMANGKASIEVIPDGSGNPIEMTALNQSFKGEYLKIEP, encoded by the coding sequence ATGAATATTAATGACAATTGGTTATATCTTGAAAACCATACATCAAACCTAAATGAAGCACAAAAAGCCACGAACTGGACTTCATTAAATTTACCTCATACCTGGAATGCCGAAGATGCAACCGATTTATATCCGGGTTATCGTCGCGATGCAAGCTGGTATCAAAAGAAATTAAATATTTCGAATATTGATAAAAACCGCGTTTATTCTTTATACTTTGAAGGGTCAAATATTACCACAAAAGTGTACGTAAACGGAAAAGAAGCAGGCGGACACATTGGCGGTTATATTGGTTTTTCAATAGACATTACCAATTTTATTAAAGAAGGAAACAACGATATTTTTGTTCGTGTTGATAATAGTTATGACATTGAAATTATTCCGTCTCAAAAAAGTGATTTCTTTATTTATGGCGGAATCACGCGCGACGTTTGGTTTGTTTCGAAATACAAAAATCATATTGATAATTTGAAGATTACAACACCGGAAGTTTCGGCAAAAAAAGCTTCGGTACAAATTGTTTCTTCTTTTGTAAATCCTGATAATTCTAAAGATTTATCGTTAACCGTAACACTCAAAAATCCGAAAGGGAAAAAAGTTGCAAGTAAAACTATTTCTGTTTCAGATAAAACTTCAACAATATCATTCGAAAACATCAAAAATCCTGAACTTTGGGATACCGAAAAACCGAATTTGTATTCTTTAAAGGCTGTTTTATCTGAAAAAAATCAAATTAAAGACAGCGTTTCTGAAAAAGTAGGTTTCAGATGGTTTGAGTTTAAAGATCACGGTCCTTTCTATTTAAACGGAAAACGTTTGTTGATTCGCGGTACACATCGTCATGAAGAACAAGCCGGAGTTGGCGCTGCCATGAGCAACGCACAGCATTGGGCCGATATGAAATCGATAAAAGATATGGGCGCAAATTTTGTTCGTTTGGCGCATTATCCGCAAGACCCTGAAATTTATAAAGCCTGCGATGAACTTGGTCTTTTGGTTTGGGATGAATTACCATGGTGCCGCGGCGGAATTGGCGATGAACTTTGGCAGACGAATACCAAAAATATGCTGGCAGAAATCATCAATCAAAATTACAATCATCCGAGTATTATAATTTGGTCTTTAGGAAACGAAATGAACTGGCTTCCGGATTTTCCTAACGGAGACAATACCGAGAAAACAAATGTCTTTTTAACGGAATTAAATGACATGGCGCATAAACTGGATCCAACCAGAAAAACAGCCATTAGAAAATATTATGAAGGTTCACATATTGTGGATGTCTTCTCTCCTTCTATCTGGTCTGGCTGGTATTCCGGAAGTTATAAAAGTTATCAAAAAGCAATTGACGTTTATAAAAAAGAATACAAACATTTTATTCATGCCGAATATGGCGGCGACAGCCACGTTGGGCGTCACAGCGAAAATCCGGTTACGGGCGAAAATGTCATAAAAGCTGAAGGTTGGGAAGAAGCTATTGTACAGACCAAAGTGGCTAATATCGCCCAAATTGGCGACTGGAGCGAAAATTATATCGTTGATTTATTTGACTGGCACTTGCATATATCCGAGAATGACCCAAATTTTGTGGGAAATGTTCAATGGGCATTTAAGGATTTTGCAACGCCTTTACGTCCGGAAGATGATATTCCGTACATGAATCAAAAAGGTTTGGTCGACCGAAACGGAAATCCAAAAGATGCGTATTATGTTTTTAAAAGTTATTGGTCAAAAGAACCTTTCGCTTACATAGAATCGCATACGTGGACAGAACGTCAGGGACCTGAAAATTTGCCACGAACAATCAGCGTTTTCAGTAATTGTGAGCGAGTTACATTACTACACGACGGAAAATCTCTTGGAGAAAAACAAAGAAATCTTTCGCTATATCCTGCAAATGGTTTAACTTGGGATGTTAATTTTAAAAAAGGAGATAATACGCTGATTGCCATTGGAAAAACTAAAGATGGCAAAACGGTTTCAGATACGATAAAAGTCAATTACCGTTTCACAAAAAATGATACGGCTTCATCTTTGCAATTATCATCAGAAAAACTGAAAAATGGTAATTATCTGGTTACGGCAATTGCAATTGACAATAACAATTTACGTTGTCTGGATTATGAGGAAAGTGTTTATTTTCAATGTTTGAAAGGCGGAAAAACAATGAAAAACCAAGGAACGCCAACGGGAAGTGAATCAATAAAAATGGCAAACGGAAAAGCATCGATAGAAGTTATTCCTGACGGCTCAGGAAATCCGATTGAAATGACAGCTTTGAATCAGAGTTTTAAAGGTGAATATTTGAAGATTGAACCTTAA
- a CDS encoding glycoside hydrolase family 2 TIM barrel-domain containing protein — translation MKKILTLLLLTTFYAGQSQGLISNVPNRNTTSLNGVWNYIVDPYETGYYSFHHDVYDKQEKAPKSAYYSNYHAQNKQELVEYDFDKSPKINIPGDWTSQVPELKYYEGTVWFKKSFDYDLKANKRLFVYLGAINYKADVYLNGKKLGRHEGGFTPFNYEVTSIIKPKDNYLVIKVDNTRHKEDVPTLNTDWWNYGGITRDVTLIEEEASFVEDYTIQLKKNNNAVISGFIKINNLDPAKNQASVSIPELKINYKGKIGADGILNFEIPAKKISYWSPENPKLYDVTIDFNGQKLNDKIGFRTIETKEDKILLNGKPIFLRGISIHEENAKGGRANSQEDALRLLNWAKELGCNYVRLAHYPHNENIIREADKMGLMVWEEIPVYWTVEFTNDNTYKNAEDQLTAAITRDKNRACIIIWSMANETPISDARNAFIKKLVDHTKVLDNTRLISAALLTQSDAEGFGTINDAIGDYLDIISFNQYLGWYGGKLEDAEKIFWKTKYNKPVIVSEFGGDAKQGLHGEKNERWTEEFQEYLYIQNLKMIEKIPHLSGLSPWILVDFRSPRRLLPGIQDEYNRKGLISNDGNKKKAFYIMQNWYDKKKKEQN, via the coding sequence ATGAAAAAAATCCTAACATTACTACTACTAACCACATTTTACGCCGGACAATCACAAGGCTTAATTTCGAATGTTCCAAACCGAAATACCACATCTTTAAACGGAGTTTGGAATTATATCGTTGACCCTTATGAAACAGGTTATTACAGTTTTCACCACGATGTTTACGACAAACAGGAAAAAGCTCCAAAATCGGCATATTATAGTAATTATCATGCCCAAAACAAACAGGAATTAGTTGAATACGATTTTGATAAATCGCCAAAAATCAATATTCCGGGCGACTGGACTTCGCAGGTTCCTGAACTGAAATATTACGAAGGAACAGTTTGGTTCAAAAAATCTTTTGATTATGATCTTAAAGCTAATAAACGTCTTTTTGTGTATTTGGGAGCCATCAATTACAAAGCTGATGTTTATTTAAACGGAAAAAAACTGGGAAGACATGAAGGCGGTTTTACGCCATTTAATTATGAAGTGACTTCGATTATAAAACCAAAAGATAATTATTTGGTTATTAAAGTTGATAACACACGCCATAAAGAAGATGTACCAACGCTTAATACCGATTGGTGGAATTATGGCGGAATTACACGCGATGTGACTCTAATTGAAGAAGAAGCTTCATTTGTTGAAGATTACACGATTCAGCTTAAAAAGAATAATAATGCTGTGATTTCAGGTTTTATTAAAATCAATAATTTAGATCCGGCAAAAAATCAGGCATCAGTTTCTATTCCTGAATTAAAAATCAATTACAAAGGAAAAATTGGTGCTGACGGAATTTTAAATTTTGAAATTCCGGCTAAAAAAATCTCATACTGGTCGCCTGAAAATCCAAAATTATATGATGTTACAATCGATTTTAACGGACAAAAATTAAATGATAAAATTGGTTTCAGAACTATTGAAACTAAGGAAGATAAAATTTTATTAAACGGAAAACCTATCTTTTTAAGAGGAATTTCGATTCACGAAGAAAATGCAAAAGGCGGGCGTGCGAATTCTCAGGAAGATGCTTTACGTTTATTAAACTGGGCAAAAGAATTGGGCTGTAATTATGTTCGTTTGGCGCATTATCCACACAATGAAAACATTATCAGAGAAGCTGATAAAATGGGATTAATGGTTTGGGAGGAAATTCCGGTTTACTGGACAGTTGAATTTACAAACGATAACACTTATAAAAATGCCGAAGATCAATTGACTGCGGCTATTACAAGAGATAAAAACAGAGCTTGTATTATTATTTGGTCTATGGCAAATGAAACGCCAATTTCTGACGCTAGAAATGCTTTCATTAAAAAATTGGTTGACCATACTAAAGTTTTAGACAATACAAGATTAATCAGTGCGGCTTTATTAACACAAAGCGATGCAGAAGGATTCGGAACTATCAACGATGCTATTGGTGATTATTTAGATATTATTTCTTTCAATCAATATTTAGGCTGGTACGGCGGAAAACTTGAAGATGCTGAAAAAATCTTCTGGAAAACCAAATACAACAAACCTGTTATTGTTTCTGAGTTTGGAGGAGATGCCAAACAAGGTTTACACGGAGAAAAAAATGAACGCTGGACAGAAGAGTTTCAGGAATATTTATACATCCAAAACCTGAAAATGATCGAAAAAATTCCTCATTTAAGCGGATTAAGTCCATGGATTTTAGTTGATTTCAGATCGCCAAGAAGACTTCTTCCTGGAATTCAGGACGAATACAACCGTAAAGGATTAATCTCAAATGATGGTAATAAAAAGAAAGCTTTTTACATTATGCAGAATTGGTATGATAAAAAGAAAAAAGAGCAAAATTAA
- a CDS encoding DUF2911 domain-containing protein, with translation MKKLCLLAVTLFAAFTVQAQEVVKFAPLDASPVDISYFPNKAVKFKKGDNPNPVIKVIYSRPSVKGRTIFGDLTKFGEVWRVGANENTEIKFYKAVTIDGKNIPAGTYSLFAIPEKDKWTIIINKELDLWGAYPYDESKDVVRVSVPVKPVSTVIEALSIAFTAQGNVANLVIGWDKTTVELPITVK, from the coding sequence ATGAAAAAATTATGTTTATTGGCAGTTACTTTATTTGCTGCCTTTACAGTTCAGGCGCAGGAAGTAGTGAAATTTGCTCCGCTTGATGCAAGTCCGGTTGATATTTCTTATTTTCCAAACAAAGCCGTTAAATTCAAAAAAGGTGATAATCCAAATCCAGTTATCAAAGTTATTTACTCTAGACCTTCTGTAAAAGGAAGAACTATTTTTGGAGATTTAACTAAGTTTGGAGAAGTTTGGAGAGTTGGTGCTAATGAAAATACCGAAATCAAATTTTACAAAGCTGTAACAATTGATGGTAAAAACATTCCGGCAGGAACTTACAGCTTATTTGCTATTCCTGAAAAAGACAAATGGACAATCATCATCAACAAAGAACTAGATTTATGGGGTGCATATCCTTATGATGAAAGCAAAGATGTTGTGAGAGTTTCTGTTCCTGTAAAACCAGTTTCTACTGTAATCGAAGCTTTATCTATTGCTTTTACAGCTCAGGGAAATGTTGCTAATCTTGTTATAGGATGGGATAAAACAACAGTTGAATTGCCAATTACGGTTAAATAA